A portion of the Sus scrofa isolate TJ Tabasco breed Duroc chromosome 5, Sscrofa11.1, whole genome shotgun sequence genome contains these proteins:
- the PLXNB2 gene encoding plexin-B2 isoform X4, with protein MALQLWTLILLGLVGTSSSLRSRKLDFFRSETELNHLVVDEASGVVYVGAVNTLYQLSADLQLEQQAATGPALDNKKCTPPIEASQCHEAVLTDNVNQLLLLDPPGHRLVECGSLFKGICALRALSNISTRLFYEDGSGEKSFVASNDESVATVGLVSTTGPGGERVLFVGKGNGPHDNGIIVSTRLLDRAEGREAFEAYTDHAAYKAGYLSTNTQQFVAAFEDGAYVFFVFNQQDKHPAQNRTLLARMCKHDPFYYSYLEVDLRCHDPSDTQAPPFGTCLAASVAGPGDHRVLYAVFGRDGRGGGGPHAGLCLFPLAEVHAKMKANRNACYTGAREAGRDTFYKPFHGDIQCGGHGPGASESFPCGSEHLPYPLGSRDGLSATAVLQRGGLNLTAVTVTAENGHTIAFLGTSDGRILKVYLAPDGSSAEYGSVLVEINKRIKRDLVLAADKTSLYAMTQDKVFRLPVQECVSFLTCEQCRSSQDPYCGWCVVEGRCTRRAECPRAEESGHWLWSRDKSCVAVTGAQPQNMSRRAQGEVQLTVSPLPALSEEDELLCLFGESPPHPARVEGDAVTCNSPSSIPSTPPGQDHVAVNVQLLFGRGNVFLTSHLYPFYDCREAVNLAESLPCISCASNRWTCQWDLRYHECREASPNPEDGIIRAHMEDSCPQFLNPSPLVIPMNHETAVAFQGKNLDTVKGSSLHVGSDLLKFEEPVSTQEPGSFLFRTPKLSHDGNETLPLHLYVKSYGKNIDSRLQVTLYNCSFGRSDCSLCLAADPAYKCVWCSGQSRCVYEALCSNATSECPPPVITRIHPETGPLGGGIHVTILGSNLGVKADDVTRVTVAGRNCTFEPKRYSVSTRIVCAIEAAEAPFSGGVEVDVNGKLGHSPPHVQFTYQQPQPLSVAPKQGPQAGGTLLTISGTHLDTGSEEDVRVTLNDVPCKVVQFGAQLQCVTGPQSVLGELPLKIYYGGSQAPSPGVTFTYRENPVLRAFEPLRSFVSGGRSINVTGQGFSLIQRFAMVVIAEPLQSWRRRREAGPLQPMTVEGTEYVFYNDSKVVFLSPAVPEEPEAYNLTALIQMDGHRALLRTEAGAFEYVADPTFENFTGGVKKQVNKLIHARGTNLNKAMTLQEAEAFVGAERCIMKTLTETDLYCEPPEVQPPPKRRQKRDTTHNLPEFIVKFGSREWVLGRVEYDTRASDLPLSLILPLVIVPMVAVIAVSVYCYWRKSQQAEREYEKIKSQLEGLEESVRDRCKKEFTDLMIEMEDQTNDVHEAGIPVLDYKTYTDRVFFLPSKDGDKDVMITGKLDIPESRRPVVEQALYQFSNLLNSKCFLINFIHTLENQREFSARAKVYFASLLTVALHGKLEYYTDIMRTLFLELMEQYVVAKNPKLMLRRSETVVERMLSNWMSICLYQYLKDSAGEPLYKLFKAIKHQVEKGPVDAVQKKAKYTLNDTGLLGDDVEYAPLTVSVIVQDEGVDAIPVKVLNCDTISQVKEKIIDQVYRTQPCSRWPKADSVVLEWRPGSTAQILSDLDLTSQREGRWKRFNTLMHYNVRDGATLILSKVWVSQQPEDSQQDLPGERHALLEEENRVWHLVRPADEVDEGKSKRGSVKEKERTKAITEIYLTRLLSVKGTLQQFVDNFFQSVLAPGLAVPPAVKYFFDFLDEQAEKHDIKDEDTIHIWKTNSLPLRFWVNILKNPHFIFDVHVHEVVDASLSVIAQTFMDACTRTEHKLSRDSPSNKLLYAKEISTYKKMVEDYYKGIRQMVQVSDQDMNTHLAEISRAHTDSLNTLVALHQLYQYTQKYYDEIINALEEDPAAQKMQLAFRLQQIAAALENKVTDL; from the exons ATGGCGCTGCAGCTCTGGACCCTGATCCTCTTGGGCCTGGTGGGCACCAGTTCGAGCCTGCGGTCCCGCAAGCTGGACTTCTTCCGCAGCGAGACGGAGCTGAACCACCTGGTCGTGGATGAGGCGTCAGGCGTGGTGTACGTGGGGGCGGTGAACACGCTCTACCAGCTGAGTGCAGATCTGCAGCTGGAGCAGCAGGCCGCCACGGGCCCAGCCCTGGACAACAAGAAGTGTACGCCGCCCATCGAGGCGAGCCAGTGCCACGAGGCCGTGCTGACCGACAACGTCAACCAGCTGCTGCTCCTCGACCCGCCCGGGCACCGCCTCGTTGAGTGCGGCAGCCTCTTCAAGGGCATTTGTGCCCTGCGTGCCCTGAGCAACATCTCCACGCGCCTCTTCTACGAGGACGGCAGCGGCGAGAAGTCCTTCGTGGCCAGCAATGACGAGAGCGTGGCCACCGTGGGGCTGGTAAGCACCACGGGCCCTGGTGGCGAGCGCGTGCTCTTCGTGGGCAAAGGCAACGGGCCCCACGACAACGGCATCATCGTGAGCACCCGTCTGCTGGACCGGGCCGAGGGCAGGGAGGCCTTCGAGGCCTACACGGACCACGCCGCCTACAAGGCCGGCTACCTGTCCACCAACACGCAGCAGTTCGTGGCTGCCTTCGAGGACGGCGCCTACGTCTTCTTCGTCTTCAACCAGCAGGACAAGCACCCGGCCCAGAACCGCACGCTGCTGGCGCGCATGTGCAAGCACGACCCCTTCTACTACTCCTACCTGGAGGTGGACCTGCGCTGCCACGACCCCAGTGACACCCAGGCTCCCCCCTTCGGCACCTGCCTGGCGGCCTCCGTGGCCGGGCCGGGCGACCACAGGGTGCTGTACGCCGTCTTCGGCAGGGATggcaggggcggcggggggcCCCACGCGGGCCTCTGCCTGTTCCCGCTGGCCGAGGTCCACGCCAAGATGAAGGCCAACCGCAACGCCTGCTACACGGGCGCCCGGGAGGCGGGCCGCGACACCTTCTACAAGCCCTTCCATGGCGACATCCAGTGTGGCGGCCACGGGCCG GGTGCCAGCGAGAGCTTCCCGTGTGGCTCGGAGCACCTGCCCTACCCACTGGGCAGCCGAGACGGActctcagccacagctgtgctgcAGCGCGGAGGCCTGAACCTGACGGCTGTGACGGTGACAGCCGAGAATGGCCACACCATCGCCTTCCTGGGGACCTCAGATGGCCGCATCCTCAAG GTGTACCTCGCTCCAGATGGCAGCTCCGCGGAGTACGGCTCTGTCCTCGTGGAAATCAACAAGAGAATCAAGCGCGACCTGGTGCTGGCCGCAGACAAGACCAGTCTGTACGCCATGACCCAGGACAAG GTCTTCCGGCTCCCAGTGCAGGAGTGTGTAAGCTTCCTGACCTGCGAGCAGTGTCGCAGCTCACAGGACCCGTATTGTGGCTGGTGCGTCGTTGAGGGCCG ATGCACCAGGAGGGCTGAGTGCCCGCGGGCTGAAGAGAGTGGCCACTGGCTGTGGAGCCGAGACAAGTCCTGCGTGGCCGTCACGGGGGCCCAGCCCCAGAACATGAGTCGCCGGGCCCAGGGGGAG GTGCAGCTCACCGTCAGTCCCCTCCCGGCCCTGAGCGAGGAGGACGAGCTGCTGTGCCTCTTCGGAGAGTCGCCGCCACACCCCGCCCGCGTGGAGGGGGACGCCGTGACCTGCAACTCCCCGAGTAGCATTCCGAGCACACCGCCCGGCCAGG ACCACGTGGCCGTGAACGTCCAGCTCCTCTTTGGACGCGGCAACGTCTTCCTGACCTCACACCTGTACCCCTTCTACGACTGCCGGGAGGCCGTGAACCTGGCGGAGAGCCTGCC GTGCATCTCCTGCGCGAGCAACCGCTGGACCTGCCAGTGGGACCTGCGCTACCATGAGTGTCGCGAAGCCTCGCCCAACCCTGAGGATGGCATCATCCGCGCCCACATG GAGGACAGCTGCCCCCAGTTCTTGAACCCCAGCCCGCTTGTCATCCCCATGAACCACGAGACAGCCGTGGCTTTCCAGGGCAAGAACCTGGACACAGTGAAG GGCTCGTCCTTGCACGTGGGCAGCGACCTGCTCAAGTTTGAGGAGCCAGTCAGCACCCAGGAGCCAGGAAGCTTCCTCTTCCGGACCCCAAAG CTGTCCCACGACGGGAACGAGACGCTGCCCCTGCACCTGTACGTCAAGTCCTACGGCAAGAACATCGACAGCCGGCTCCAAG TGACTCTCTACAACTGCTCCTTCGGCCGCAGCGACTGCAGCCTGTGCCTGGCCGCCGACCCCGCCTACAAGTgcgtgtggtgcagtgggcagAGCAGGTGTGTGTACGAGGCCCTGTGCAGCAACGCCACCTCCGAGTGCCCGCCGCCAGTCATCACCAGG ATCCACCCTGAGACGGGCCCCCTGGGCGGAGGCATTCACGTCACCATCCTTGGCTCAAACTTGGGGGTCAAAGCAGACGACGTGACGAGGGTCACCGTGGCTGGCCGGAATTGCACCTTTGAGCCCAAACGGTACTCTGTGTCCACCCG GATCGTGTGTGCCATCGAGGCCGCGGAGGCGCCCTTCTCGGGGGGCGTCGAGGTGGATGTCAACGGGAAGCTCGGCCATTCGCCTCCCCATGTCCAGTTCACCTACCAG cagccccagcccctcagcGTGGCACCAAAGCAGGGGCCACAGGCGGGTGGCACCTTGCTGACCATCAGCGGCACCCACCTGGACACTGGCTCTGAGGAAGACGTGCGGGTGACCCTCAATGACGTCCCTTGTAAAGT GGTGCAGTTTGGGGCACAGCTTCAGTGTGTCACCGGCCCCCAGTCAGTTCTGGGAGAGCTGCCCCTGAAGATTTACTACGGGGGCTCCCAAGCGCCCAGCCCCGGTGTCACCTTCACCTACCGTGAGAACCCAGTGCTACGGGCGTTCGAGCCGCTGCGAAGCTTCGTCAG CGGCGGCCGGAGCATCAACGTCACAGGGCAGGGGTTCAGCCTGATCCAGCGATTCGCCATGGTGGTCATAGCCGAGCCCCTGCAGtcgtggcggcggcggcgggaggcgGGACCCCTGCAGCCCATGACG GTCGAGGGCACGGAGTATGTGTTCTACAACGACTCCAAGGTCGTGTTCCTGTCGCCGGCCGTCCCCGAGGAGCCCGAGGCCTACAACCTCACGGCTCTCATCCAGATGGACGGGCACCGCGCCCTGCTCAGGACTGAGGCCGGTGCCTTCGAGTACGTCGCCGACCCCACGTTTGAGAACTTCACGGGAGGCGTCAAGAAGCAGGTCAACAAGCTCATCCACGCCCGG GGCACCAATCTGAACAAGGCGATGACGCTCCAGGAGGCCGAGGCCTTCGTGGGTGCCGAGCGCTGCATCATGAAGACGCTGACGGAGACTGATCTGTACTGCGAGCCCCCGGAGGTGCAGCCCCCTCCCAAGCGGCGGCAGAAGCGGGACACCACCCACAACCTTCCTGAGTTCATT GTGAAGTTCGGCTCCCGGGAGTGGGTGCTGGGGCGCGTGGAGTATGACACGCGTGCGAGTGACCTGCCGCTCAGCCTCATCCTGCCGCTGGTCATCGTGCCCATGGTGGCGGTCATCGCGGTGTCTGTCTACTGCTACTG GAGGAAGAGCCAACAGGCCGAGCGTGAGTACGAGAAGATCAAGTCCCAGCTGGAGGGCCTGGAGGAGAGCGTGCGCGACCGCTGCAAGAAGGAGTTCACGG ACCTGATGATCGAGATGGAGGACCAGACCAACGACGTGCACGAAGCAGGCATCCCGGTGCTGGACTACAAGACCTACACCGACCGCGTCTTCTTCCTGCCCTCCAAGGACGGGGACAAGGACGTGATGATCACCGGCAAGCTGGACATCCCAGAGTCTCGCAGGCCGGTGGTGGAGCAGGCGCTTTACCAGTTCTCCAACCTGCTCAACAGCAAGTGCTTCCTCATCAAC TTCATCCACACCCTGGAGAACCAGCGGGAGTTCTCTGCTCGCGCCAAGGTCTATTTTGCGTCGCTGCTGACGGTGGCGCTGCACGGGAAGCTGGAGTATTACACAGACATCATGCGCACCCTCTTCCTGGAGCTCATGGAGCAGTATGTGGTGGCCAAGAACCCCAAGCTGATGCTGCGCAG GTCTGAGACAGTGGTGGAGAGAATGCTGTCCAACTGGATGTCCATCTGCCTGTACCAGTATCTCAAG GACAGCGCTGGCGAGCCGCTATACAAGCTTTTCAAGGCCATCAAGCATCAAGTGGAGAAGGGGCCAGTGGACGCCGTGCAGAAGAAAGCCAAATACACCCTCAATGACACGGGGCTGCTGGGGGATGACGTGGAGTATGCACCCCTG ACAGTGAGCGTGATCGTCCAGGATGAAGGGGTCGACGCCATCCCCGTCAAGGTCCTCAACTGTGACACCATCTCCCAGGTCAAGGAGAAGATCATCGACCAGGTGTACCGCACACAGCCCTGCTCCCGCTGGCCCAAGGCTGACAGCGTGGTGCTCG AGTGGCGTCCCGGGTCCACGGCCCAGATCCTGTCAGACCTGGACCTGACCTCGCAGCGCGAGGGCCGCTGGAAGCGCTTCAACACGCTGATGCACTACAAC GTGCGGGACGGAGCCACGCTGATCCTGTCCAAGGTGTGGGTCTCCCAGCAGCCGGAGGACAGCCAGCAGGACCTGCCTGGGGAGC GCCAcgccctcctggaggaggagaaccGCGTGTGGCACCTGGTGCGGCCGGCGGACGAGGTGGACGAGGGCAAGTCCAAGCGCGGCAGCGTGAAGGAGAAGGAGCGGACCAAGGCCATCACTGAGATCTACCTGACCCGCCTGCTCTCGGTCAAG GGCACGCTGCAGCAGTTCGTGGACAACTTCTTCCAGAGCGTGCTGGCGCCCGGGCTCGCGGTGCCCCCCGCCGTCAAGTACTTCTTCGACTTTCTGGACGAGCAGGCGGAAAAGCATGACATCAAGGACGAGGACACCATCCACATCTGGAAGACCAACAG TTTGCCGCTGCGGTTCTGGGTGAACATCCTCAAGAATCCCCACTTCATCTTCGACGTGCACGTCCACGAGGTGGTGGACGCCTCCCTCTCGGTCATCGCGCAAACCTTCATGGACGCCTGTACGCGCACGGAGCACAAGCTGAGCCGC GACTCTCCCAGCAACAAGCTTCTCTACGCCAAGGAGATCTCCACCTACaagaagatggtggagga CTACTACAAGGGGATCAGACAGATGGTGCAGGTCAGCGACCAGGACATGAACACCCACCTGGCAGAGATCTCCCGG gcacaCACGGACTCCCTGAACACGCTCGTGGCGCTGCACCAGCTCTACCAGTACACGCAGAAGTACTATGACGAG ATCATCAACGCCCTGGAGGAGGATCCTGCCGCCCAGAAGATGCAGCTGGCCTTCCGGCTCCAGCAGATTGCCGCTGCACTCGAGAACAAGGTCACGGACCTCTGA
- the PLXNB2 gene encoding plexin-B2 isoform X3: MALQLWTLILLGLVGTSSSLRSRKLDFFRSETELNHLVVDEASGVVYVGAVNTLYQLSADLQLEQQAATGPALDNKKCTPPIEASQCHEAVLTDNVNQLLLLDPPGHRLVECGSLFKGICALRALSNISTRLFYEDGSGEKSFVASNDESVATVGLVSTTGPGGERVLFVGKGNGPHDNGIIVSTRLLDRAEGREAFEAYTDHAAYKAGYLSTNTQQFVAAFEDGAYVFFVFNQQDKHPAQNRTLLARMCKHDPFYYSYLEVDLRCHDPSDTQAPPFGTCLAASVAGPGDHRVLYAVFGRDGRGGGGPHAGLCLFPLAEVHAKMKANRNACYTGAREAGRDTFYKPFHGDIQCGGHGPGASESFPCGSEHLPYPLGSRDGLSATAVLQRGGLNLTAVTVTAENGHTIAFLGTSDGRILKVYLAPDGSSAEYGSVLVEINKRIKRDLVLAADKTSLYAMTQDKVFRLPVQECVSFLTCEQCRSSQDPYCGWCVVEGRCTRRAECPRAEESGHWLWSRDKSCVAVTGAQPQNMSRRAQGEVQLTVSPLPALSEEDELLCLFGESPPHPARVEGDAVTCNSPSSIPSTPPGQDHVAVNVQLLFGRGNVFLTSHLYPFYDCREAVNLAESLPCISCASNRWTCQWDLRYHECREASPNPEDGIIRAHMEDSCPQFLNPSPLVIPMNHETAVAFQGKNLDTVKGSSLHVGSDLLKFEEPVSTQEPGSFLFRTPKLSHDGNETLPLHLYVKSYGKNIDSRLQGGWADVGLEGARWGRPADCRPLPTVTLYNCSFGRSDCSLCLAADPAYKCVWCSGQSRCVYEALCSNATSECPPPVITRIHPETGPLGGGIHVTILGSNLGVKADDVTRVTVAGRNCTFEPKRYSVSTRIVCAIEAAEAPFSGGVEVDVNGKLGHSPPHVQFTYQQPQPLSVAPKQGPQAGGTLLTISGTHLDTGSEEDVRVTLNDVPCKVVQFGAQLQCVTGPQSVLGELPLKIYYGGSQAPSPGVTFTYRENPVLRAFEPLRSFVSGGRSINVTGQGFSLIQRFAMVVIAEPLQSWRRRREAGPLQPMTVEGTEYVFYNDSKVVFLSPAVPEEPEAYNLTALIQMDGHRALLRTEAGAFEYVADPTFENFTGGVKKQVNKLIHARGTNLNKAMTLQEAEAFVGAERCIMKTLTETDLYCEPPEVQPPPKRRQKRDTTHNLPEFIVKFGSREWVLGRVEYDTRASDLPLSLILPLVIVPMVAVIAVSVYCYWRKSQQAEREYEKIKSQLEGLEESVRDRCKKEFTDLMIEMEDQTNDVHEAGIPVLDYKTYTDRVFFLPSKDGDKDVMITGKLDIPESRRPVVEQALYQFSNLLNSKCFLINFIHTLENQREFSARAKVYFASLLTVALHGKLEYYTDIMRTLFLELMEQYVVAKNPKLMLRRSETVVERMLSNWMSICLYQYLKDSAGEPLYKLFKAIKHQVEKGPVDAVQKKAKYTLNDTGLLGDDVEYAPLTVSVIVQDEGVDAIPVKVLNCDTISQVKEKIIDQVYRTQPCSRWPKADSVVLEWRPGSTAQILSDLDLTSQREGRWKRFNTLMHYNVRDGATLILSKVWVSQQPEDSQQDLPGERHALLEEENRVWHLVRPADEVDEGKSKRGSVKEKERTKAITEIYLTRLLSVKGTLQQFVDNFFQSVLAPGLAVPPAVKYFFDFLDEQAEKHDIKDEDTIHIWKTNSLPLRFWVNILKNPHFIFDVHVHEVVDASLSVIAQTFMDACTRTEHKLSRDSPSNKLLYAKEISTYKKMVEDYYKGIRQMVQVSDQDMNTHLAEISRAHTDSLNTLVALHQLYQYTQKYYDEIINALEEDPAAQKMQLAFRLQQIAAALENKVTDL, translated from the exons ATGGCGCTGCAGCTCTGGACCCTGATCCTCTTGGGCCTGGTGGGCACCAGTTCGAGCCTGCGGTCCCGCAAGCTGGACTTCTTCCGCAGCGAGACGGAGCTGAACCACCTGGTCGTGGATGAGGCGTCAGGCGTGGTGTACGTGGGGGCGGTGAACACGCTCTACCAGCTGAGTGCAGATCTGCAGCTGGAGCAGCAGGCCGCCACGGGCCCAGCCCTGGACAACAAGAAGTGTACGCCGCCCATCGAGGCGAGCCAGTGCCACGAGGCCGTGCTGACCGACAACGTCAACCAGCTGCTGCTCCTCGACCCGCCCGGGCACCGCCTCGTTGAGTGCGGCAGCCTCTTCAAGGGCATTTGTGCCCTGCGTGCCCTGAGCAACATCTCCACGCGCCTCTTCTACGAGGACGGCAGCGGCGAGAAGTCCTTCGTGGCCAGCAATGACGAGAGCGTGGCCACCGTGGGGCTGGTAAGCACCACGGGCCCTGGTGGCGAGCGCGTGCTCTTCGTGGGCAAAGGCAACGGGCCCCACGACAACGGCATCATCGTGAGCACCCGTCTGCTGGACCGGGCCGAGGGCAGGGAGGCCTTCGAGGCCTACACGGACCACGCCGCCTACAAGGCCGGCTACCTGTCCACCAACACGCAGCAGTTCGTGGCTGCCTTCGAGGACGGCGCCTACGTCTTCTTCGTCTTCAACCAGCAGGACAAGCACCCGGCCCAGAACCGCACGCTGCTGGCGCGCATGTGCAAGCACGACCCCTTCTACTACTCCTACCTGGAGGTGGACCTGCGCTGCCACGACCCCAGTGACACCCAGGCTCCCCCCTTCGGCACCTGCCTGGCGGCCTCCGTGGCCGGGCCGGGCGACCACAGGGTGCTGTACGCCGTCTTCGGCAGGGATggcaggggcggcggggggcCCCACGCGGGCCTCTGCCTGTTCCCGCTGGCCGAGGTCCACGCCAAGATGAAGGCCAACCGCAACGCCTGCTACACGGGCGCCCGGGAGGCGGGCCGCGACACCTTCTACAAGCCCTTCCATGGCGACATCCAGTGTGGCGGCCACGGGCCG GGTGCCAGCGAGAGCTTCCCGTGTGGCTCGGAGCACCTGCCCTACCCACTGGGCAGCCGAGACGGActctcagccacagctgtgctgcAGCGCGGAGGCCTGAACCTGACGGCTGTGACGGTGACAGCCGAGAATGGCCACACCATCGCCTTCCTGGGGACCTCAGATGGCCGCATCCTCAAG GTGTACCTCGCTCCAGATGGCAGCTCCGCGGAGTACGGCTCTGTCCTCGTGGAAATCAACAAGAGAATCAAGCGCGACCTGGTGCTGGCCGCAGACAAGACCAGTCTGTACGCCATGACCCAGGACAAG GTCTTCCGGCTCCCAGTGCAGGAGTGTGTAAGCTTCCTGACCTGCGAGCAGTGTCGCAGCTCACAGGACCCGTATTGTGGCTGGTGCGTCGTTGAGGGCCG ATGCACCAGGAGGGCTGAGTGCCCGCGGGCTGAAGAGAGTGGCCACTGGCTGTGGAGCCGAGACAAGTCCTGCGTGGCCGTCACGGGGGCCCAGCCCCAGAACATGAGTCGCCGGGCCCAGGGGGAG GTGCAGCTCACCGTCAGTCCCCTCCCGGCCCTGAGCGAGGAGGACGAGCTGCTGTGCCTCTTCGGAGAGTCGCCGCCACACCCCGCCCGCGTGGAGGGGGACGCCGTGACCTGCAACTCCCCGAGTAGCATTCCGAGCACACCGCCCGGCCAGG ACCACGTGGCCGTGAACGTCCAGCTCCTCTTTGGACGCGGCAACGTCTTCCTGACCTCACACCTGTACCCCTTCTACGACTGCCGGGAGGCCGTGAACCTGGCGGAGAGCCTGCC GTGCATCTCCTGCGCGAGCAACCGCTGGACCTGCCAGTGGGACCTGCGCTACCATGAGTGTCGCGAAGCCTCGCCCAACCCTGAGGATGGCATCATCCGCGCCCACATG GAGGACAGCTGCCCCCAGTTCTTGAACCCCAGCCCGCTTGTCATCCCCATGAACCACGAGACAGCCGTGGCTTTCCAGGGCAAGAACCTGGACACAGTGAAG GGCTCGTCCTTGCACGTGGGCAGCGACCTGCTCAAGTTTGAGGAGCCAGTCAGCACCCAGGAGCCAGGAAGCTTCCTCTTCCGGACCCCAAAG CTGTCCCACGACGGGAACGAGACGCTGCCCCTGCACCTGTACGTCAAGTCCTACGGCAAGAACATCGACAGCCGGCTCCAAGGTGGGTGGGCAGACGTGGGGCTGGAGGGCGCGAGGTGGGGCCGCCCTGCTGACTGCCGGCCTCTCCCCACAGTGACTCTCTACAACTGCTCCTTCGGCCGCAGCGACTGCAGCCTGTGCCTGGCCGCCGACCCCGCCTACAAGTgcgtgtggtgcagtgggcagAGCAGGTGTGTGTACGAGGCCCTGTGCAGCAACGCCACCTCCGAGTGCCCGCCGCCAGTCATCACCAGG ATCCACCCTGAGACGGGCCCCCTGGGCGGAGGCATTCACGTCACCATCCTTGGCTCAAACTTGGGGGTCAAAGCAGACGACGTGACGAGGGTCACCGTGGCTGGCCGGAATTGCACCTTTGAGCCCAAACGGTACTCTGTGTCCACCCG GATCGTGTGTGCCATCGAGGCCGCGGAGGCGCCCTTCTCGGGGGGCGTCGAGGTGGATGTCAACGGGAAGCTCGGCCATTCGCCTCCCCATGTCCAGTTCACCTACCAG cagccccagcccctcagcGTGGCACCAAAGCAGGGGCCACAGGCGGGTGGCACCTTGCTGACCATCAGCGGCACCCACCTGGACACTGGCTCTGAGGAAGACGTGCGGGTGACCCTCAATGACGTCCCTTGTAAAGT GGTGCAGTTTGGGGCACAGCTTCAGTGTGTCACCGGCCCCCAGTCAGTTCTGGGAGAGCTGCCCCTGAAGATTTACTACGGGGGCTCCCAAGCGCCCAGCCCCGGTGTCACCTTCACCTACCGTGAGAACCCAGTGCTACGGGCGTTCGAGCCGCTGCGAAGCTTCGTCAG CGGCGGCCGGAGCATCAACGTCACAGGGCAGGGGTTCAGCCTGATCCAGCGATTCGCCATGGTGGTCATAGCCGAGCCCCTGCAGtcgtggcggcggcggcgggaggcgGGACCCCTGCAGCCCATGACG GTCGAGGGCACGGAGTATGTGTTCTACAACGACTCCAAGGTCGTGTTCCTGTCGCCGGCCGTCCCCGAGGAGCCCGAGGCCTACAACCTCACGGCTCTCATCCAGATGGACGGGCACCGCGCCCTGCTCAGGACTGAGGCCGGTGCCTTCGAGTACGTCGCCGACCCCACGTTTGAGAACTTCACGGGAGGCGTCAAGAAGCAGGTCAACAAGCTCATCCACGCCCGG GGCACCAATCTGAACAAGGCGATGACGCTCCAGGAGGCCGAGGCCTTCGTGGGTGCCGAGCGCTGCATCATGAAGACGCTGACGGAGACTGATCTGTACTGCGAGCCCCCGGAGGTGCAGCCCCCTCCCAAGCGGCGGCAGAAGCGGGACACCACCCACAACCTTCCTGAGTTCATT GTGAAGTTCGGCTCCCGGGAGTGGGTGCTGGGGCGCGTGGAGTATGACACGCGTGCGAGTGACCTGCCGCTCAGCCTCATCCTGCCGCTGGTCATCGTGCCCATGGTGGCGGTCATCGCGGTGTCTGTCTACTGCTACTG GAGGAAGAGCCAACAGGCCGAGCGTGAGTACGAGAAGATCAAGTCCCAGCTGGAGGGCCTGGAGGAGAGCGTGCGCGACCGCTGCAAGAAGGAGTTCACGG ACCTGATGATCGAGATGGAGGACCAGACCAACGACGTGCACGAAGCAGGCATCCCGGTGCTGGACTACAAGACCTACACCGACCGCGTCTTCTTCCTGCCCTCCAAGGACGGGGACAAGGACGTGATGATCACCGGCAAGCTGGACATCCCAGAGTCTCGCAGGCCGGTGGTGGAGCAGGCGCTTTACCAGTTCTCCAACCTGCTCAACAGCAAGTGCTTCCTCATCAAC TTCATCCACACCCTGGAGAACCAGCGGGAGTTCTCTGCTCGCGCCAAGGTCTATTTTGCGTCGCTGCTGACGGTGGCGCTGCACGGGAAGCTGGAGTATTACACAGACATCATGCGCACCCTCTTCCTGGAGCTCATGGAGCAGTATGTGGTGGCCAAGAACCCCAAGCTGATGCTGCGCAG GTCTGAGACAGTGGTGGAGAGAATGCTGTCCAACTGGATGTCCATCTGCCTGTACCAGTATCTCAAG GACAGCGCTGGCGAGCCGCTATACAAGCTTTTCAAGGCCATCAAGCATCAAGTGGAGAAGGGGCCAGTGGACGCCGTGCAGAAGAAAGCCAAATACACCCTCAATGACACGGGGCTGCTGGGGGATGACGTGGAGTATGCACCCCTG ACAGTGAGCGTGATCGTCCAGGATGAAGGGGTCGACGCCATCCCCGTCAAGGTCCTCAACTGTGACACCATCTCCCAGGTCAAGGAGAAGATCATCGACCAGGTGTACCGCACACAGCCCTGCTCCCGCTGGCCCAAGGCTGACAGCGTGGTGCTCG AGTGGCGTCCCGGGTCCACGGCCCAGATCCTGTCAGACCTGGACCTGACCTCGCAGCGCGAGGGCCGCTGGAAGCGCTTCAACACGCTGATGCACTACAAC GTGCGGGACGGAGCCACGCTGATCCTGTCCAAGGTGTGGGTCTCCCAGCAGCCGGAGGACAGCCAGCAGGACCTGCCTGGGGAGC GCCAcgccctcctggaggaggagaaccGCGTGTGGCACCTGGTGCGGCCGGCGGACGAGGTGGACGAGGGCAAGTCCAAGCGCGGCAGCGTGAAGGAGAAGGAGCGGACCAAGGCCATCACTGAGATCTACCTGACCCGCCTGCTCTCGGTCAAG GGCACGCTGCAGCAGTTCGTGGACAACTTCTTCCAGAGCGTGCTGGCGCCCGGGCTCGCGGTGCCCCCCGCCGTCAAGTACTTCTTCGACTTTCTGGACGAGCAGGCGGAAAAGCATGACATCAAGGACGAGGACACCATCCACATCTGGAAGACCAACAG TTTGCCGCTGCGGTTCTGGGTGAACATCCTCAAGAATCCCCACTTCATCTTCGACGTGCACGTCCACGAGGTGGTGGACGCCTCCCTCTCGGTCATCGCGCAAACCTTCATGGACGCCTGTACGCGCACGGAGCACAAGCTGAGCCGC GACTCTCCCAGCAACAAGCTTCTCTACGCCAAGGAGATCTCCACCTACaagaagatggtggagga CTACTACAAGGGGATCAGACAGATGGTGCAGGTCAGCGACCAGGACATGAACACCCACCTGGCAGAGATCTCCCGG gcacaCACGGACTCCCTGAACACGCTCGTGGCGCTGCACCAGCTCTACCAGTACACGCAGAAGTACTATGACGAG ATCATCAACGCCCTGGAGGAGGATCCTGCCGCCCAGAAGATGCAGCTGGCCTTCCGGCTCCAGCAGATTGCCGCTGCACTCGAGAACAAGGTCACGGACCTCTGA